The following nucleotide sequence is from Hippopotamus amphibius kiboko isolate mHipAmp2 chromosome 11, mHipAmp2.hap2, whole genome shotgun sequence.
AATTTTGGCAGAAGACTACTCATAAATTTATATCTGGCTTTTGTCTCTTTAGGTCTGGATCTAGACAGAAACAAGGCTCACAAGTAGACACTTATGGACAAGaccttaatttaattttttgcacTATTTTGAAAACGAAAACCATTTTCTCTGACGGTGAAAAAAATATAGGGTTAGTTCCAAATAAACAGCCAATCACAAAGCAGATTTGAAATCACCTTATTTGCATAGAAGATTTCTACTGGCTAATTTGACCCAATCAAGGATTGAGATAGATTAAGCCCTATTTGCATAGAAGGCCTTCAAAAATAGGGCAGCATAACTAGTTTTCAATcagttttctctgttttacacCATGCCTGAGCCGGCGAAATCTGCTCCTGCCCCGAAAAAGGGCTCCAAGAAGGCGGTGACCAAGGCACAGAAAAAGGATGGCAAGAAGCGAAAGCGCAGTCGCAAGGAGAGCTATTCCGTGTATGTGTACAAGGTGTTGAAGCAGGTCCACCCGGACACCGGCATCTCGTCCAAGGCCATGGGTATCATGAATTCGTTCGTTAATGACATCTTCGAGCGCATCGCAGGAGAGGCGTCGCGCCTGGCGCATTACAACAAGCGCTCGACCATCACCTCCAGGGAGATCCAGACGGCCGTGCGCTTGCTGCTGCCCGGGGAGCTGGCCAAGCACGCCGTGTCCGAGGGCACCAAGGCTGTCACCAAGTACACCAGCTCCAAGTAAACGATTTTAGGCGGAGTTAAACCCAACGGCTCTTTTCAGAGCCACTCACACTTTCACAAAGAGCTCTAATGCTGAATACTGTTACAATATCAATCAGAACACTTTAGTTACTGTCCTCACTTGATAAGTCCACCCTTAGCGCCATTTCTCTGCTGGatcatggggggcggggggaagggggggcgAGTTGCAGAGCATTGTAAGATCGTAGATTTGAGTGTGCCCAAGAGTCTTCGCTAAATGTAGTGTTGAGTGGGAAAACTAGGACTCgagttcattcattcgttcattgaCAGCCTATTAAGTTTCAGAAAGTGAGGGGTACTAGGGTCAGAGCAGTGAGAAGGATAGTAACTCTCTCCTCACAGGGCTCATAGTCTACAATGAATATTTAGACAGTACTCAAACTGACAGAAAGGGAGCATAAGTCTAAATGTCACTTTAGCATTGCCAAAAGCTGAATTTACTTAACCTTAAATTTTCAGTTTCCCTGAAGGCAATTATGGAACGAAGGTGGAGTAAGAGTGATGGCAAAGGAAGAGGAGACAGTAAATGAGAGcgaaaaaagaatcataaaaatatgCAGAGTTCAAGTTTGTATTTATGGACTATGGTTAACAACAGATGttatatgtttacattttcagATGACCAGGTTTTATCATCGGTCCACAAGAATTTTGTATTAGTCCTAGTGCTGTGCTTTACTGAAATGTAGGATCTTGCTGAAATGTAGAAAGGAATACTATAATTACAAATCTTATCCCGTTATTCTTCTTAAAGATTCTCCttaataagatttctttttttaatgtgcaccTGTATGACTTAGTATTAGATACCTCTAGAAGTGACAGACAACCTAAAATAGTCACTACTAAACAAAATTCAAGTCTTTTTCTCTCTATGTAGCTCAGGCCTGGAATAGGACCTCCACTCTCCTTAGGGAACTCATCTCTTTCTTATGTGTAAGGTATGTTTCCTCTATTATTTGAGAATATTCTCAAATAGATTCTACTATTGAATTCTACTATGAAGGGCCTACCCAAAAACAAATTGGATGGATGAAATTCGTAAGTATTAAGTAGGTAATTCATAAGTAGGAAACATATAAGAAATGTTAGATGGGCAAGCAAGGCATTTATGAGATATAGACAAAATTCAAAAGCTGTATTTACTATAAATCATTGTTAGTACCTCATGAGATGTTAGACATAGAGAAAGTAAGTAGAGCTTGTGTGTGCTACATGGAGATAGAAAGGGATTAAAAAACCAAGAAGGGCCAAACATTTGTAAGACACTAGTATTTATGAGGTACTCAATATTTATGAGGTCTTACATTGACCATACACTGGTGATTCCCATTTTGGTACCATCTGTCCTCTCTAGAGGAACATGCACATAAAAGACTCATTTACTTGGTATGTCACTGGTGACCTCCCTAGATGGAGGCTGTATATTCAGTCCTGCATCTCTCCAACAGAGCAAGCAGGTGTTGACTCCAAATCACTTCCATCTGCTGGACCGCTTTGCTCAAAGTCCTATCTAGTTCTCAGCagagaagaaattcaatgaaaggCAGGGAGTGagagggaaaagagggagaggggaggatcAGAGAgaagtagagggagggagggggaaaagggggaggagggaaaaatgaggagagaggggaggtttCACATGAACAGTGAAACCAAGGATTCAACTGATCGTTTGCAACCTATCTGAAATGTGTTAATTTGCCCAAtctcttttcccttgttttttgcTATGTGTTTAAAGTTGattcaataaaattaatcagGGAACCTAAACTGGTCTGTGAGACTTTATGTTCTATGACcttggaaatggccttcctggtAGTGTATTTGGAGGGTACCATTGCATTAAGGTAATTTCTCACATGTCATTCTAGTTGTTATTCTTAATAATATATGGTCCCTGTTACCTAGGACATATAATATTGTCCTAGAGGAAAtaataatgtatacaaatatagaaCAGCAATGAAATATGCTTAAAATTTAAGGGCTTTGAGGCTCACTACTGGGCTGAAATTTGTTGTCACCATTTAGTAGCCAGGTGACCTTGGGCATTATACAGAACCATTCAGCAGGTTGCCCTGTATGAAGAGATAATACAGTAATTCTTATAGTGCGTGACTTGCTCAAGATTATTTAGAGTTGGGCCTACCCCAGAACTCTGTTATTTCAATGCTCTGTCTTCCACTATCAGGAAAGAATAAAGGACTTGTGCATAGTGATTTTAGAAGATACACAGGTTTTCTGGAAAGGGAATTAGAGC
It contains:
- the LOC130831741 gene encoding histone H2B type 1-C/E/F/G/I; protein product: MPEPAKSAPAPKKGSKKAVTKAQKKDGKKRKRSRKESYSVYVYKVLKQVHPDTGISSKAMGIMNSFVNDIFERIAGEASRLAHYNKRSTITSREIQTAVRLLLPGELAKHAVSEGTKAVTKYTSSK